The proteins below come from a single Streptomyces sp. M92 genomic window:
- a CDS encoding PadR family transcriptional regulator, whose amino-acid sequence MSRRSGILEFAVLGLLRESPMHGYELRKRLNTSLGVFRAFSYGTLYPCLKTLVANGWLIEEPGNVGEAAASLTGRRAKIVYRLTADGKEHFEQLLSQTGPDAYEDETFAARFAFFGQTSRDVRMRVLEGRRSRLEERLEKMSASLARTRERLDDYTLELQRHGMESVEREVRWLNELIESERAGRDLRGSASEGTAQQDTTSGATGGLPRTGDDPRPDTPGDTAT is encoded by the coding sequence ATGAGCCGACGTTCCGGCATCCTCGAGTTCGCCGTACTCGGCCTGCTCCGCGAATCCCCGATGCACGGCTACGAGCTGCGCAAACGACTCAACACATCACTGGGTGTGTTCCGGGCGTTCAGCTACGGGACGCTCTATCCCTGCCTCAAGACGCTGGTCGCCAACGGCTGGTTGATCGAGGAACCGGGCAACGTCGGCGAGGCCGCCGCCTCCCTCACGGGACGCCGCGCCAAGATCGTCTACCGGTTGACGGCCGACGGCAAGGAACACTTCGAGCAGCTCCTCTCGCAGACGGGCCCGGACGCGTACGAGGACGAGACCTTCGCCGCTCGCTTCGCGTTCTTCGGCCAGACGTCGCGTGACGTGCGCATGCGCGTTCTCGAGGGTCGGCGCAGCCGGCTGGAGGAGCGCCTGGAGAAGATGAGCGCCTCCCTGGCCCGTACCCGGGAGCGACTCGACGACTACACGCTTGAGCTCCAGCGCCACGGAATGGAGTCCGTGGAGCGCGAGGTGCGCTGGCTGAACGAGCTCATCGAAAGCGAGCGGGCGGGGCGGGACCTGCGGGGTTCCGCGTCGGAGGGGACCGCTCAACAGGACACGACATCTGGAGCGACGGGCGGCCTGCCCCGGACCGGGGACGACCCCCGGCCGGATACGCCCGGCGACACCGCCACGTGA
- a CDS encoding inositol-3-phosphate synthase, producing the protein MGSVRVAIVGVGNCAASLVQGVEYYKDADPASKVPGLMHVQFGDYHVRDIEFVAAFDVDAKKVGLDLADAIGASENNTIKICDVPNSGVQVQRGHTLDGLGKYYRETIEESAEEPVDVVQVLKDKQVDVLVCYLPVGSEDAAKYYAQCAIDAKVAFVNALPVFIAGTKEWADKFTEAGVPIVGDDIKSQVGATITHRVMAKLFEDRGVVLDRTMQLNVGGNMDFKNMLERDRLESKKISKTQAVTSQIPDRELGEKNVHIGPSDYVAWLDDRKWAYVRLEGRAFGDVPLNLEYKLEVWDSPNSAGVIIDALRAAKIAKDRGVGGPILSASSYFMKSPPVQYFDDEARTNVEKFIAGEVER; encoded by the coding sequence ATGGGTTCGGTTCGCGTAGCCATCGTCGGCGTGGGCAACTGCGCCGCATCGCTGGTACAGGGCGTCGAGTACTACAAGGACGCCGACCCGGCGTCCAAGGTCCCGGGCCTGATGCACGTCCAGTTCGGCGACTACCACGTCCGTGACATCGAGTTCGTCGCCGCCTTCGACGTGGACGCCAAGAAGGTCGGCCTGGACCTGGCGGACGCCATCGGCGCCTCCGAGAACAACACCATCAAGATCTGCGACGTGCCGAACAGCGGCGTCCAGGTCCAGCGCGGCCACACCCTCGACGGTCTCGGCAAGTACTACCGCGAGACCATCGAGGAGTCCGCCGAGGAGCCGGTCGACGTCGTCCAGGTCCTCAAGGACAAGCAGGTCGACGTCCTCGTCTGCTACCTGCCCGTCGGCTCCGAGGACGCGGCGAAGTACTACGCCCAGTGCGCCATCGACGCCAAGGTCGCCTTCGTCAACGCCCTGCCGGTCTTCATCGCCGGCACCAAGGAGTGGGCGGACAAGTTCACCGAGGCGGGCGTCCCGATCGTCGGTGACGACATCAAGTCGCAGGTCGGCGCCACCATCACGCACCGCGTCATGGCGAAGCTGTTCGAGGACCGGGGCGTCGTCCTGGACCGCACGATGCAGCTGAACGTCGGCGGCAACATGGACTTCAAGAACATGCTCGAGCGCGACCGCCTCGAGTCGAAGAAGATCTCCAAGACGCAGGCCGTCACCTCGCAGATCCCCGACCGCGAGCTCGGCGAGAAGAACGTGCACATCGGCCCGTCCGACTACGTCGCGTGGCTCGACGACCGCAAGTGGGCCTACGTCCGCCTCGAGGGCCGCGCCTTCGGCGACGTCCCGCTGAACCTGGAGTACAAGCTCGAGGTCTGGGACTCCCCGAACTCCGCGGGTGTCATCATCGACGCCCTGCGCGCCGCGAAGATCGCCAAGGACCGCGGTGTCGGCGGTCCTATCCTGTCGGCGTCGAGCTACTTCATGAAGTCCCCGCCGGTCCAGTACTTCGACGACGAGGCCCGCACCAACGTCGAGAAGTTCATCGCCGGCGAGGTCGAGCGCTGA